From Corallococcus macrosporus, the proteins below share one genomic window:
- a CDS encoding HAD-IG family 5'-nucleotidase codes for MAPYLSPYHPIPGGPSVDPLHGSFRSTIHRERAEDAARRARDLLTDDVLGRLLTTPREPTAQVPHSRDVFVNRNLRMDHVELIGFDMDYTLAIYHMRRLEQLSFDMTLAKLISEYGYPPFVGGLIYDHHFVMRGLAVDRVNGNVLKMDRFGHVGRAYHGLRPLKRDAWKELYRNKRVRLRNPQFAWNDTLFALPETCLYSGIIELMESLGHTVNYGKLYDDIREAIDTVHRDNSLKREIRKDLARYVFLDPELGPALHKLRSGGKRLFLLTNSAWDYTNAVMRYLLEGQLPEYPSWRNYFDFVVTAAGKPAFFTEARPFLELDSSTEAGTVVGEAKSLERGTVYSGGNLAQFEEFTGYRGEHILYVGDHIYGDILKSKKSSLWRTCMIVQEIEDEITYTDARREEIVTLSEVELTRARLDDEVNHRKTVLNALERRLEREELPAAERQEVEELRKKTKAELEKLRRSLKETNGIADTLERDVEEGFNPYWGLLFKEGNENSRFGYQVEQYACLYTSRVSNFLHHSPMQYYRSPRDLMAHEQAGALSSKLSPMGSEGPPKGSSEKE; via the coding sequence GTGGCGCCCTACCTCTCCCCTTACCATCCCATCCCTGGCGGACCCTCCGTGGATCCGCTGCACGGGAGCTTCCGCTCCACCATCCACCGCGAGCGCGCCGAGGACGCGGCCCGCCGGGCGAGGGACCTGCTCACCGACGACGTGCTCGGCCGGCTGCTCACGACGCCGCGCGAGCCCACCGCCCAGGTGCCGCACTCGCGGGACGTGTTCGTCAACCGCAACCTGCGCATGGACCACGTCGAGCTCATCGGCTTCGACATGGACTACACGCTGGCCATCTACCACATGCGCCGGCTGGAGCAGCTGTCGTTCGACATGACGCTCGCGAAGCTGATCAGCGAGTACGGCTACCCGCCGTTCGTGGGCGGCCTGATCTACGACCACCACTTCGTGATGCGCGGGCTGGCGGTGGACCGCGTCAACGGCAACGTCCTGAAGATGGACCGCTTCGGTCACGTGGGGCGCGCGTACCACGGCCTGCGACCGCTCAAGCGCGACGCGTGGAAGGAGCTGTACCGCAACAAGCGCGTGCGGCTGCGCAACCCGCAGTTCGCGTGGAACGACACGCTCTTCGCGCTGCCGGAGACGTGCCTGTACTCGGGCATCATCGAGCTGATGGAGTCGCTGGGGCACACCGTGAACTACGGCAAGCTCTACGACGACATCCGCGAGGCCATCGACACGGTGCACCGGGACAACTCCCTCAAGCGGGAGATCCGCAAGGACCTGGCGCGCTACGTGTTCCTGGACCCGGAGCTGGGGCCGGCGCTGCACAAGCTGCGCTCGGGCGGCAAGCGGCTGTTCCTGCTGACGAACTCCGCGTGGGACTACACGAACGCGGTGATGCGCTACCTGCTGGAAGGACAGCTGCCGGAGTACCCCAGCTGGCGCAACTACTTCGACTTCGTGGTGACGGCGGCGGGCAAGCCGGCGTTCTTCACGGAGGCCCGGCCGTTCCTGGAGCTGGACTCGTCCACGGAGGCCGGCACGGTCGTGGGCGAGGCGAAGTCGCTGGAGCGCGGCACGGTGTACTCCGGCGGCAACCTGGCCCAGTTCGAGGAGTTCACGGGCTACCGGGGCGAGCACATCCTCTACGTGGGCGACCACATCTACGGCGACATCCTGAAGTCGAAGAAGTCGTCGCTGTGGCGCACGTGCATGATCGTCCAGGAGATTGAGGACGAGATCACGTACACGGACGCGCGGCGAGAGGAGATCGTCACGCTGTCCGAGGTGGAGCTGACGCGCGCGCGGCTGGACGACGAGGTGAACCACCGCAAGACGGTGTTGAACGCCCTGGAGCGCAGGCTGGAGCGCGAGGAGCTTCCCGCGGCGGAGCGGCAGGAGGTGGAGGAGCTGCGCAAGAAGACGAAGGCGGAGCTGGAGAAGCTGCGCCGGTCGTTGAAGGAGACCAACGGCATCGCGGACACGCTGGAGCGCGACGTCGAGGAGGGCTTCAATCCGTACTGGGGGCTGCTCTTCAAGGAGGGCAACGAGAACAGCCGCTTCGGCTACCAGGTGGAGCAGTACGCGTGTCTCTACACGAGCCGCGTGTCGAACTTCCTGCACCACTCGCCAATGCAGTACTACCGCTCGCCCCGGGACTTGATGGCGCACGAGCAGGCCGGAGCGCTGTCGAGCAAGCTGTCCCCGATGGGCAGCGAAGGCCCGCCGAAGGGATCGTCGGAGAAGGAGTAG
- a CDS encoding serine/threonine protein kinase, with translation MSGTYRLTGRTEAGDLAELYEAVLLPTIPVAVKLFLPRTSDPGYARELAETVRRLQPVRHPGLLHVVDVGFVKQRLAVVREDVEGFTLGIALQRLNTKEVLLPPTVALSIVIQLLETVQLAHDAGVVHGAITPGNVLLARDGFPAICDFGALQALLSVPQLKRTFAHRGRSAYRAPEVARGETPTEASDVYSLGAIAYELLTLREPVVPGSGVSTRRETLPPPSRLDRRINSRLDPAIMRALDPAPQRRFRSCGEFAQALRNFLSAGGGLPGAEEVGRFVSELFPNEVSLAAPGPVPFVEPFQLEPVSGAEMEDLHAEEHEASIVQRAPYSRAPTEHEASADTQEAAPGFEAFRPEDYAPDALADDAPAPEPEPASDTRSTDPSHAGPLEQGWDAPPGVLAQKSHRQPGPQGQTSARAGRNPRVKVVEDFSGPPLGDDEPPVPTGRRAAMRPGVPLGGEEPVPPSGRRPALRPGPPLGAEGEPPPSTKRPALRPAQGAGGRGPGQETAILSAGGGTPSAAPKAPEPAAPRQERRGRAEPTEALPAEPRSERRAAPPKAEGRVRSDMAEPAPSDRHLPVHQRFDTVETPRVDAGTRRKRLLFIAGGIAGVGLFMFAVATWRLGLEPVQEPELPRYDPNAPVANGPPPSAANPSALKPITPPRPAPPPDPTARDVEDEDAEEDSPEPGVPPKNQRAFLTLRTNLPANVFIDGAKVRRATPLVNYPVRVGTREIRVVAISTGEQKDFQLRFSRGQHQKLDEQFQPPPTRR, from the coding sequence ATGAGCGGGACGTACCGGCTCACCGGCCGCACGGAGGCAGGGGACCTGGCGGAGCTGTACGAAGCCGTCCTGCTGCCCACCATCCCCGTCGCGGTGAAGCTCTTCCTGCCGCGCACCTCCGACCCCGGCTATGCCCGCGAGCTGGCGGAGACGGTGCGCCGGCTCCAGCCCGTGCGCCACCCGGGCCTCCTCCACGTCGTGGACGTGGGCTTCGTGAAGCAGCGGCTCGCCGTGGTGCGCGAGGACGTGGAGGGCTTCACGCTGGGCATCGCGCTCCAGCGCCTCAACACCAAGGAAGTCCTGCTGCCGCCCACGGTGGCGCTCTCCATCGTCATCCAGCTCCTGGAGACCGTGCAGCTCGCGCACGACGCGGGCGTGGTCCACGGGGCCATCACCCCTGGCAACGTGCTCCTGGCCCGTGACGGCTTCCCGGCCATCTGCGACTTCGGCGCGCTCCAGGCGCTCCTGTCCGTGCCCCAGCTCAAGCGCACGTTCGCGCACCGGGGCCGCAGCGCGTACCGCGCGCCGGAGGTCGCTCGCGGGGAGACGCCCACGGAGGCGTCGGACGTGTACTCGCTGGGCGCCATCGCCTACGAGCTGCTCACGCTGCGCGAGCCCGTGGTGCCCGGCAGCGGCGTGAGCACGCGCCGCGAGACGCTGCCGCCGCCCAGCCGGTTGGATCGGCGGATCAACTCGCGGTTGGATCCGGCCATCATGCGCGCGCTGGACCCCGCGCCCCAGCGGCGCTTCCGCTCGTGCGGAGAGTTCGCCCAGGCCCTGCGCAACTTCCTCTCCGCGGGCGGCGGCCTGCCCGGCGCGGAGGAGGTGGGGCGCTTCGTGTCGGAGCTGTTCCCCAACGAGGTGAGCCTCGCGGCCCCCGGGCCCGTGCCGTTCGTGGAGCCCTTCCAGTTGGAGCCCGTCTCCGGCGCGGAGATGGAGGACCTGCACGCCGAGGAGCACGAGGCGTCCATCGTCCAGCGCGCCCCGTACAGCCGCGCGCCCACGGAGCACGAGGCCTCCGCGGACACGCAGGAGGCCGCGCCCGGCTTCGAGGCGTTCCGTCCGGAGGACTACGCGCCGGACGCCCTCGCGGACGACGCGCCCGCACCGGAGCCCGAGCCCGCGAGCGACACGCGGAGCACGGACCCTTCGCACGCGGGCCCGCTGGAGCAGGGCTGGGACGCGCCACCCGGGGTGCTCGCGCAGAAGTCCCACCGTCAGCCGGGCCCGCAGGGACAGACCTCCGCGCGCGCCGGGCGCAACCCTCGCGTGAAGGTGGTGGAGGACTTCTCCGGCCCTCCGCTGGGCGACGACGAACCGCCCGTGCCCACCGGCCGCCGCGCCGCCATGCGCCCCGGGGTGCCCCTGGGCGGTGAGGAACCCGTCCCACCCTCCGGGCGCCGTCCGGCCCTGCGTCCCGGACCGCCCCTGGGCGCTGAAGGCGAGCCGCCGCCCTCCACGAAGCGCCCGGCCCTGCGCCCCGCTCAGGGGGCAGGTGGCAGGGGCCCCGGCCAGGAGACGGCGATCCTCTCCGCGGGCGGAGGCACGCCCTCCGCGGCGCCCAAGGCCCCCGAGCCGGCCGCGCCCCGCCAGGAACGCCGGGGCCGCGCCGAGCCCACCGAGGCCCTTCCCGCCGAGCCCCGCTCGGAGCGCCGCGCGGCCCCTCCCAAGGCGGAGGGCCGCGTGCGCAGCGACATGGCGGAGCCCGCGCCGTCGGACCGGCACCTGCCCGTGCACCAGCGCTTCGACACGGTGGAGACGCCGCGCGTGGACGCGGGGACCCGCCGCAAGCGCCTGCTCTTCATCGCGGGCGGCATCGCCGGGGTGGGCCTGTTCATGTTCGCGGTCGCCACGTGGCGGCTGGGCCTGGAGCCCGTGCAGGAACCGGAGCTGCCCCGCTACGACCCGAACGCGCCCGTGGCGAACGGCCCCCCGCCGTCCGCCGCGAACCCGTCCGCGCTCAAGCCCATCACGCCCCCCAGGCCCGCGCCGCCGCCGGATCCGACCGCGCGCGACGTGGAGGACGAGGACGCGGAGGAGGACTCGCCGGAGCCGGGCGTGCCCCCGAAGAACCAGCGCGCGTTCCTCACGCTGCGCACGAACCTCCCCGCGAACGTCTTCATCGACGGGGCGAAGGTGCGCCGCGCGACGCCGCTGGTGAACTACCCGGTCCGCGTGGGCACCCGTGAGATCCGCGTGGTGGCCATCTCCACCGGTGAGCAGAAGGACTTCCAGCTCCGCTTCTCGCGGGGCCAGCACCAGAAGCTGGACGAACAGTTCCAGCCTCCCCCCACCAGGCGGTGA
- a CDS encoding response regulator, whose product MERTRIFVVEDQPQLLKNLVKVLGTFPELEVVGTSQDGEQAVDDIVRERPQLVLLDLELPGLNGIQVTQKVKRRVPEVEILILTSFEDEQKVYEAIQAGASGYLVKRVGPEKIRSGIQEVMDGGTVLEPIIARRFWNYFQSVQAKPAQKPAELPWGLTAVELDVLRYVAKGLSNAEVGRVMTLERRTVRTHLSHIYRKMGVNSHVDAVVMALREGVVDL is encoded by the coding sequence GTGGAGCGCACGCGCATCTTCGTCGTCGAGGACCAGCCCCAGCTCCTGAAGAACCTGGTCAAGGTGCTGGGCACCTTCCCGGAGCTGGAGGTCGTGGGCACTTCCCAGGACGGTGAGCAGGCCGTGGACGACATCGTCCGCGAGCGGCCGCAGCTCGTCCTGCTGGACCTGGAGCTGCCTGGCCTCAACGGCATCCAGGTGACCCAGAAGGTCAAGCGCCGCGTCCCCGAGGTGGAGATCCTCATCCTCACGTCCTTCGAGGACGAGCAGAAGGTCTACGAGGCCATCCAGGCGGGCGCGTCCGGCTACCTGGTGAAGCGGGTGGGGCCGGAGAAGATCCGCTCCGGCATCCAGGAGGTCATGGACGGCGGCACCGTGCTGGAGCCCATCATCGCGCGGCGCTTCTGGAACTACTTCCAGTCCGTTCAAGCCAAGCCCGCCCAGAAGCCCGCCGAGCTGCCCTGGGGGCTGACGGCCGTGGAGCTGGACGTCCTGCGCTACGTGGCCAAGGGCCTGTCCAACGCGGAGGTGGGGCGGGTGATGACGCTGGAGCGCCGGACGGTGCGCACGCACCTGTCGCATATCTACCGGAAGATGGGCGTCAACTCGCACGTGGACGCGGTGGTGATGGCCCTGCGTGAAGGTGTCGTGGATCTCTAG
- a CDS encoding M16 family metallopeptidase has product MSKASPRSTAVRAVDPTLAALFDVHEATLPNGLKVRLLANHQAPVVSLYTFFQVGSRNERPGITGISHLFEHMMFNGAKKYGPKMFDKTLESNGGRSNAYTSNDMTVYYDDFSADALETVLDLESDRMRSLRISQETLTSERQVVMEERRVRVDNEIPGMMDEELGTLVYKAHAYRWPVIGWMADIENITREDCQEYFRTYYAPNNAVLYIVGDIDPKKTLALVRKYYGNIPRGPTPAPVLNAEPEQKGERRAVVRHPAQSPSVMIGFRGPAASDEDTLVLDVAQYILTKGEGSRLVKSLVYDQKAAVSVMLDWSWRIDPGTILFYLELKPDSDPAKVEALLYAELEKLAREGVTEKELQKAKNNLRADHLRELSTNSGRGHALGHYEALLGDWREGLSLPTFYANVTAEQVKAVAAKYFAPERRSVVTLHPEAGANEAGDEAAEA; this is encoded by the coding sequence ATGTCCAAGGCATCCCCGCGGTCCACCGCCGTGCGCGCTGTGGACCCCACCCTCGCCGCCCTCTTCGACGTTCACGAGGCAACGCTGCCCAACGGCCTCAAGGTCCGCCTGCTGGCGAACCACCAGGCCCCGGTGGTCAGCCTCTACACCTTCTTCCAGGTGGGCAGCCGCAACGAGCGGCCCGGCATCACCGGCATCAGCCACCTGTTCGAGCACATGATGTTCAACGGGGCGAAGAAGTACGGCCCCAAGATGTTCGACAAGACGCTGGAGTCCAACGGCGGCCGCTCCAACGCGTACACGTCCAACGACATGACCGTGTACTACGACGACTTCAGCGCGGACGCGCTGGAGACGGTGCTCGACCTGGAGTCGGACCGGATGCGCTCGCTGCGCATCTCCCAGGAGACGTTGACCAGCGAGCGCCAGGTCGTGATGGAGGAGCGCCGCGTCCGCGTGGACAACGAAATCCCCGGCATGATGGACGAGGAGCTGGGCACGCTCGTCTACAAGGCGCACGCGTACCGCTGGCCCGTCATCGGCTGGATGGCGGACATCGAGAACATCACCCGCGAGGACTGCCAGGAGTACTTCCGCACGTACTACGCGCCCAACAACGCGGTGCTCTACATCGTCGGGGACATCGACCCGAAGAAGACGCTCGCGCTGGTGCGCAAGTACTACGGCAACATCCCGCGCGGCCCCACGCCCGCGCCGGTGCTCAACGCGGAGCCGGAGCAGAAGGGCGAGCGCCGCGCCGTGGTGCGCCACCCCGCGCAGTCGCCGTCGGTGATGATCGGCTTCCGCGGCCCCGCCGCCAGCGACGAGGACACGCTGGTGCTGGACGTGGCCCAGTACATCCTCACCAAGGGCGAGGGCAGCCGGCTGGTGAAGTCCCTCGTCTACGACCAGAAGGCCGCCGTGTCGGTGATGCTCGACTGGAGCTGGCGCATCGACCCGGGGACCATCCTCTTCTACCTGGAGCTCAAGCCGGACTCGGACCCGGCGAAGGTGGAGGCCCTGCTGTACGCGGAGCTGGAGAAGCTTGCGCGCGAGGGCGTCACCGAGAAGGAGCTGCAGAAGGCGAAGAACAACCTGCGCGCGGACCACCTGCGGGAGCTGTCCACCAACAGCGGCCGGGGCCACGCCCTGGGCCACTACGAGGCCCTGCTGGGCGACTGGCGCGAGGGCCTGTCCCTGCCGACCTTCTACGCGAACGTCACGGCGGAGCAGGTGAAGGCCGTGGCCGCGAAGTACTTCGCCCCCGAGCGCCGCTCGGTGGTCACCCTCCATCCCGAAGCCGGCGCCAACGAGGCCGGTGACGAAGCGGCGGAGGCGTAA
- a CDS encoding M16 family metallopeptidase yields the protein MASRKLATVKSTVRKAAKAVRKQTTAARKKVAQVKKAVPARAKKLLKAVPAPKSAPKSAATGELKLPALHESTTSTGLKVIAAERGPLPLVSVRLVMRAGGVFDPPGKDGLADFTARLLRRGTKRMDADGISEAIEFVGASLYAGVNEDVLSVYLTTPAEHFSAMLDVLGQVVREPSFPEQEVVDARDRALAQFANDLDDPSSIADRAFTRAVWGDHPYGRDLGGNKRTVSTFTRDDVVRFHAECMGPRISLLTVVGAIAPETVAAEAERAFAGWTGGPDVEPMLPRKQEPLAKAGTVLLVDKPDQTQSQVRLGGPGFWLGHEDYFPATAMNIALGGGFTSRLMNEIRVNRGLTYGVSSYFDTMSSGGIFALSTFTKTASTREIIDVALKEIHGVRDAGLKPRELKDAQSYLAGLYPLRTETNESVASVIADMRIHGLGDDWVEKFRDRLRAVTPRDVAAAAKKYAFADRPVIVVLGKASEVKPLLEGLGPITVVPASDYE from the coding sequence ATGGCTTCCCGAAAGCTGGCCACCGTGAAGAGCACCGTCCGCAAGGCCGCCAAGGCCGTGCGCAAGCAGACCACCGCCGCGCGCAAGAAGGTCGCGCAGGTGAAGAAGGCCGTCCCGGCCCGCGCGAAGAAGCTGCTCAAGGCCGTGCCCGCGCCCAAGAGCGCACCGAAGTCCGCCGCCACCGGCGAACTGAAGCTGCCCGCGCTGCATGAGAGCACCACGTCCACGGGCCTGAAGGTCATCGCCGCCGAGCGCGGGCCGCTGCCGCTGGTGTCCGTGCGGCTGGTGATGCGCGCGGGCGGCGTGTTCGACCCGCCGGGCAAGGACGGCCTGGCGGACTTCACCGCGCGGCTGCTGCGCCGGGGCACGAAGCGCATGGACGCGGATGGCATCAGCGAGGCCATCGAGTTCGTGGGCGCCAGCCTCTACGCGGGCGTCAACGAGGACGTGCTGTCCGTCTACCTCACCACGCCCGCGGAGCACTTCTCCGCGATGCTCGACGTGCTGGGGCAGGTGGTGCGCGAGCCCTCGTTCCCGGAGCAGGAGGTCGTGGACGCCCGGGATCGCGCGCTGGCGCAGTTCGCCAACGACCTGGATGATCCGTCCTCCATCGCGGACCGCGCCTTCACGCGCGCCGTGTGGGGGGACCATCCGTACGGGCGCGACCTGGGCGGCAACAAGCGCACCGTGTCCACGTTCACCCGCGACGACGTGGTCCGCTTCCACGCCGAGTGCATGGGGCCGCGCATCTCCCTGCTGACGGTGGTGGGCGCCATCGCCCCGGAGACCGTGGCCGCGGAGGCCGAGCGCGCCTTCGCCGGCTGGACGGGCGGCCCCGACGTGGAGCCGATGCTGCCGCGCAAGCAGGAGCCGCTGGCGAAGGCCGGGACGGTGCTGCTGGTGGACAAGCCGGACCAGACGCAGTCCCAGGTGCGCCTGGGTGGCCCGGGCTTCTGGCTGGGCCACGAGGACTACTTCCCGGCCACGGCCATGAACATCGCGCTGGGTGGCGGGTTCACGTCGCGGCTGATGAACGAGATCCGCGTCAACCGGGGCCTCACGTACGGCGTCAGCTCCTACTTCGACACGATGAGCTCGGGCGGCATCTTCGCGCTGTCCACGTTCACGAAGACGGCGTCCACGCGGGAGATCATCGACGTGGCGCTGAAGGAGATCCACGGCGTGCGCGACGCGGGCCTGAAGCCGCGTGAGCTGAAGGACGCGCAGAGCTACCTGGCGGGCCTCTATCCGCTGCGCACGGAGACCAACGAGTCCGTGGCCTCCGTCATCGCGGACATGCGCATCCACGGCCTGGGCGACGACTGGGTGGAGAAGTTCCGCGACCGGCTGCGCGCGGTGACGCCCAGGGACGTGGCCGCCGCGGCGAAGAAGTACGCGTTCGCGGACCGGCCGGTCATCGTGGTGCTGGGCAAGGCGTCGGAGGTGAAGCCGCTGCTCGAAGGGCTGGGCCCCATCACCGTCGTGCCGGCGTCGGACTACGAATGA
- a CDS encoding RluA family pseudouridine synthase, producing the protein MSGDVPRVLFEGAGVMVVDKPAGVLVIPGREGGPSLRDTLEAHLGRKVYVVHRLDRDTSGALVFALDADVHRALSQAFETGKVRKRYRALVEGRLEAPRMVDAPLVAGRKGRMRVARPEEPDAKPSRTRVRPVETFASASLVEAEPLTGRTHQIRVHLLSLGHPLLVDHQYGREAPLTEGDLGGEGTREVLTRTPLHAARVEWPALPGVPARGVDAPLPSDMLRTLELLRAAG; encoded by the coding sequence ATGAGCGGAGACGTTCCCCGCGTCCTCTTCGAGGGCGCGGGCGTGATGGTGGTGGACAAGCCGGCCGGGGTGCTCGTCATCCCCGGCCGCGAGGGCGGCCCGTCCCTGCGCGACACGCTGGAGGCGCACCTGGGCCGCAAGGTGTACGTGGTGCACCGGCTGGACCGGGACACCTCCGGCGCCCTGGTGTTCGCGCTGGACGCGGACGTGCACCGCGCGCTGTCCCAGGCCTTCGAGACGGGCAAGGTGCGCAAGCGCTACCGCGCCCTGGTGGAGGGCCGGCTGGAGGCGCCCCGGATGGTGGACGCGCCGCTCGTCGCCGGCCGCAAGGGGCGCATGCGCGTGGCCAGGCCGGAGGAGCCGGACGCCAAGCCGTCGCGCACGCGGGTGCGGCCGGTGGAGACCTTCGCCTCCGCGTCCCTGGTGGAGGCGGAGCCGCTGACGGGCCGCACGCATCAGATCCGCGTGCACCTGCTGTCGCTGGGGCACCCGCTGCTCGTGGATCACCAGTACGGCCGCGAGGCCCCGCTCACGGAAGGTGACCTGGGAGGGGAGGGGACGCGGGAGGTGCTGACCCGGACGCCCCTGCACGCCGCGCGCGTGGAGTGGCCCGCGCTGCCCGGTGTTCCGGCGCGCGGCGTGGATGCGCCGCTGCCTTCGGACATGCTGCGCACGCTGGAGCTGCTGCGCGCGGCGGGGTGA